The nucleotide window ATTAAACTGCCTGATAAAAAAGATTTACTTCCACTTTCTGTAATGGGTCTATTGATGCTTGGTTTGGGTAATGGACTTGTTGTATTTGCAGAACAATGGATCCCGAGCGGCTTAACTGCACTATTAATTACAACCACCCCCTTCTGGATGATTGGAATAGAATCTATTTCATCGGGAAGAAAAAAATTCAATGGGACAATTATATTCGGATTGATTCTTGGATTAGTCGGAATACTATTGATTTTCGGTGGTAATATAAAATATCTCTTAATAAAAGAAAACCTGATTGGCGTATTGAGTTTACTCGCTGCAGTATTTTTTTGGGCATCGGGAACAGTTTATTCCAAATACAAAAAACTATCTGTCACTCCCTTGATGGGTGCATCCATTCAAATGCTGGCGGCTGGAGTACTTCAATTTATATTGGCGTTATTTCTTGGTGAACTTTCACAAATAAAATTTTCGACCGAAAGTGCACTTGCATTATTGTATCTCATCACATTTGGTTCTATTATTGGTTACGGCTCTTATATTTATGCAATCGCGCACTTACCTCTTTCGCTGATTTCGACTTATGCTTATATCAACCCTACAATCGCAATTTTATTGGGGTGGCTTGTACTAAATGAAGAAATTTCCATTGTCATTTTATTTGCTGCAGCAATTATATTAACAGGGGTCTCGATTGTTAAATATGGAATCTCAAAATTGAGAACAATTAATTGACTGTAAGGATATTTTGTAAGTTTATTGTAAAAACCATTTTATTAAAATGTTAATTACTTTACAATTGTAATTGAAAATTTTTATTACATTGAAACTAAAACAATAGAAATATTCTGTGGAATTGATTAATAAAAAACGGGCGGTAGTTCTTTTTACAGCTTCTCCTGAAATGGAAACAGGCAAGAAGCTTATTGGCCTCAAAAAAAGAAACAAAAAATTATTTGAAATTTTTCAATCTAATATTTCTAAAACCGTTAACGATGCTAGAAAACAAATTTCATTCGACTTCGTAGTTTCATCTGATTTTACTTCCAATAATTCTATCCGCTTTGGTTCGTATAACATTTTACAGTCCGGGAAAAACTTTGCTGAAAGATTTGAGAATACTCTTCATCAAATGTTTTCAGACAAATATGAAGAAGTAATTATTATTGGAGACGATTGTGTCGCTTTTGATTCTAAACTAATCATTGATGCCTTTAATAAATTAAGCTCTAATGATTATGTGGTTGGTCCAGCCTCCGATGGAGGATTCTATCTTTTAGGATTAAAATATTTTCAGCACGAAACATTTAAAAATATTCAGTGGCAGACAAGCTCTGTCACTAACGAGCTTATTACAAACATTTCTAATGGAGGAAGCACCTTTCAATTACTTCCTGTCCTTTCAGATATTGACTCTGAACATGATCTTTATGAATGGCTGAATAGCAGTAGTTCAAAAATTTCTCTCGCTTATTCTCAAATAATAAAATTACTTACCGAGCCAATTCTATTCTTAAAAGAAATAATCTTTTCCATATCATCAAAATCATTCTCACTTCATTTTTCAAATCTCCCTCCCCCAGCTTTTTGCCGCTAAACTGAAATAACCTGATCAAGGTCAAGGTCAGGTTCAAGTGATATTTTAATTCAATTTTGATTTTATCTTTTAAACAAGAGGAATTTCTTATTATGGATACATACTACAATCCAAAAGACTTAAATAAATTTGCCGAAATGAGTGAAGGCGCGCCCGAATTATGGAAAAAATTCAGCGCTTGGTACGGCGCTGTGTTTGCTGCCGGCGCACTAACCGAAAGAGAAAAAGCGTTGATAGCCCTTGCTGTGGCTCATGCAGTTCAATGTCCATATTGCATTGATGCTTACACGCAAGAATGTTTATCAAAAGGTGCCGACCTTGATCAAATGACTGAGGCGGTTCACGTTGCATCAGCCATTAGGGGTGGGGCATCATTAGTCCACGGCGTGCAAATGAAAAACGTGAATGAAAAGTTAACAATGTAATCTTTTATTAGAAGGAACTTAAATGCAAATAAGACATAAAAGCATGAAGGCTTTTGGTGAAAGCCTTGCGCTCGCAAATGAACAATTAAAAATCTTAAATGATAACTCAACAACATTTCCTCACTTCGACGATAAATATAAGTTAACCGGTGAAGATGCACTAACGGCTGGAAAAGTTGAGATACTCCAGGTTAATGTTGGAAAAATGTGTAATCAGGTTTGCAAGCACTGCCACGTTGATGCCGGACCCGACAGGAAAGAGATAATGACTAAAGAAACAATGCAATACTGCTTAGACGTTTTGCAAAAAACAGCAATTGCAAAAGTTGATTTAACCGGCGGCGCTCCCGAAATGAATCCAAACTTCAAATGGTTTGTTGATGAAATAAAAAAACTTGACCGCCATGTAATGGTGCGTTCTAATCTTACTATCCTTCAGGCTAATGGCTTTGAAGATTATGCCGATTTCATGGCTAAACATAATGTCGAAATAATTTCTTCGCTTCCTTATTACAAAGCTTCCTTCACTGATAAACAGCGGGGGGATGGGGTATTTGATAAATCCATTGCCGCAATTAAAAAACTGAATGAACTTGGCTATGGTAAGGATAATACAGCATTGACACTTGATTTAGTTTATAACCCTGTAGGTGCATTCCTTCCCCCTTCACAGCATCAATTGGAACAGGATTACAAGCGCGAACTGCTGCGAAATTTTGGAATTGTATTTAATAATCTTTACACAATAACTAATATGCCGATCAGCAGATTTCTTGATTATCTTATCGAATCAGGTAACTATGAATCCTATATGCAGAAACTGATTGACTCGTTCAATCCTTCAGCGGCATTAAATGTTATGTGCAAATTTACTTTGTCAGTCGGCTGGGATGGGGCATTATTTGACTGCGATTTCAATCAGATGCTCGAAATGAACCTTAACCATGGCGCGCCAAATCATATCAGGGATTTTGACATTACAAAACTTGAACAGAGAAGAATAATTACCGGACAGCACTGTTACGGCTGTACCGCCGGCGCCGGTTCAAGCTGCGGCGGAGCTACTGCTTAAAGTGCAACAGCGATAATAAGTTTAAAAGATGACACCAATTGAGTGATGTCATCTTTTTTTCAATTTCATCATCTGATTAGTATCATTTTTTTTGTTTCAATAATATTGACCGTTTGCAGCCGATAATAATAAACTCCGCTGGAAAGTTTATCGGCATTAAACTCTACTTCATAAGTGCCTGGCTGCTGTGTTTCGTTTACTAATGCTGCTACTTCATTGCCCAAAACATCAAACACTTTTAGCCTCACCCCCAACCCCTCTCCAAAGGAGAGGGGAGTTGTTGGGATTGTGTAACGTATAATTGTTGTTGGATTAAATGGATTTGGATAATTCTGCTCTAATGCAAATGCATCTGGTTTAATAAATGAAACTTCTACCGTTTTGGAATATTCAAACTGTCCATCATTATCAATTTGTTTTAGTCTGTAGAGATAACTTCCAGCAGAAACATCATCATCAATAAAAGAATAACTTTTGGGTGAATTAGAATTTCCATTACCATTAACAAAACCAATCTTCTCCCAAACATTACCTTCAACTTCCCCTCTGGAGAGGGGACTGAGGGGTGTGTTTCGCTCTATCTCAAAACCATAATTATTCACCTCCGTTGCCGTCTGCCAATTAAGAATTACTTTATCCGTCATTACTGCTGCTGTGAATGAAGTTAGTTCAACAGGAAGTGGTGCGTCAGGCCAGATTGGTGCAACTACTATTTCATCTATAGAAGCATTGGGAGTGGAAGATAACGGGCTTGCTGTGAAGTTTTGGCGAATACCAAATCGTGCTATACTTGTGGGATCAGATGTCAAATTAGAAATCTGCGACAAATCAGGAGAAGGTTCTACACCATTAAGGATGGGGTTAATCCAGAGCTTAGCAACATCATTGTTGTTACCTGTTATAATCTGATAACTGACAGCAATCAAATAAGTTGTTCCAATTGCGAGATCATAGCTGCTCCAAACAGCGCCGGCGTTTGAGGATGTTGCACGCAACCCAATTTGAAATGTGTTTGCTGCAGCTCCCAACCGAATTGAAACTCTGGCAAGGTGAATCGTTGTGCTGTTAACAGGAAGTAACAAAGCAAAATAATCGCCAATTGAACTCGAATTATCAGCTAGCCCGGTTGTGTTTTGTACATTCAATAAAAACAGCGCATAAGTTGTTGAGCCAACTACCTGATCGGTGAACTGTCTATACACATCTTCAGCAGACCCAGCGGGTGAAAGGATATCAATTTTATTTCCTGCACTTGTTACATAATTAGGGTAGGATAAACTCCCGGAAGAAACAGGAATATAATTAGCATTGCCGCTGAAACTAATCCAATTGCCCGCACTTACATTTCCACCGGTACCGTTTGGTGCATCCGTCAACTGCCCTGTTGAATAGTCAAAAGCTTCTGTAAATAATTGATCGGGAGGAATTGGGTTAACAGTTCCACTGCAACTTAGATTTATTGTTGCAGCAGCACCGCCTGAATGAATAATAAGTTCATTATTATAGTTTTCAACGCTCAGCCCGGATTTCAATCTTACTGATATAGTATTATTCAGACTTGTTCCGTATTCTGAGAAAGTAAGTGTGGGATTCCACGACGCCCCCCCATTCGAGGAAATTTCATAATCTAGTTGGAGCGGTAACTAATACATCGCTCTCATCTAAATTTGAACCGACAAAAGAATAATTTTGAGTTGCTGATGGACCTGATCCAACCGTGTAACTGAAATCACTTAACCCGGTTGGGGATAATGTAAATACTGCTGAACTCCCTGTAGGAAGGGTGACATCTGCCCATGAGGTTCCGATCCTTAGTTCATCTAATTCTATGAATGGTGTTGATGCGGTACCATCCTGTCTGATCAAAATTCGGTTAAGATTTGTTAAATCATTATCTAACGTGTTTGTAATAATTATGTCGGGTGTTGGTGCAATGCCTCCAAAAGTTGAAACATCAGGGTTTAACCAAAGTTTGGTAATATCATTTGTTACCCCTGATACCAATTCATAAGAAACTACCACAAGCATAGTTTCGTGAACGGAAAGCGTATCAGTTAACCATATAGTATTTGCACTTTTCGTACGGGCATTTAATCCAA belongs to Ignavibacteriales bacterium and includes:
- a CDS encoding T9SS type A sorting domain-containing protein, which produces MTDKVILNWQTATEVNNYGFEIERNTPLSPLSRGEVEGNVWEKIGFVNGNGNSNSPKSYSFIDDDVSAGSYLYRLKQIDNDGQFEYSKTVEVSFIKPDAFALEQNYPNPFNPTTIIRYTIPTTPLSFGEGLGVRLKVFDVLGNEVAALVNETQQPGTYEVEFNADKLSSGVYYYRLQTVNIIETKKMILIR
- the arsS gene encoding arsenosugar biosynthesis radical SAM protein ArsS (Some members of this family are selenoproteins.), which encodes MKAFGESLALANEQLKILNDNSTTFPHFDDKYKLTGEDALTAGKVEILQVNVGKMCNQVCKHCHVDAGPDRKEIMTKETMQYCLDVLQKTAIAKVDLTGGAPEMNPNFKWFVDEIKKLDRHVMVRSNLTILQANGFEDYADFMAKHNVEIISSLPYYKASFTDKQRGDGVFDKSIAAIKKLNELGYGKDNTALTLDLVYNPVGAFLPPSQHQLEQDYKRELLRNFGIVFNNLYTITNMPISRFLDYLIESGNYESYMQKLIDSFNPSAALNVMCKFTLSVGWDGALFDCDFNQMLEMNLNHGAPNHIRDFDITKLEQRRIITGQHCYGCTAGAGSSCGGATA
- a CDS encoding EamA family transporter translates to MIKENWKAYAAWFNICVVWGTTYLAIRIGVADIPPMLFAGVRWLTAGSAIIIFLSLRKIKLPDKKDLLPLSVMGLLMLGLGNGLVVFAEQWIPSGLTALLITTTPFWMIGIESISSGRKKFNGTIIFGLILGLVGILLIFGGNIKYLLIKENLIGVLSLLAAVFFWASGTVYSKYKKLSVTPLMGASIQMLAAGVLQFILALFLGELSQIKFSTESALALLYLITFGSIIGYGSYIYAIAHLPLSLISTYAYINPTIAILLGWLVLNEEISIVILFAAAIILTGVSIVKYGISKLRTIN
- a CDS encoding carboxymuconolactone decarboxylase family protein → MDTYYNPKDLNKFAEMSEGAPELWKKFSAWYGAVFAAGALTEREKALIALAVAHAVQCPYCIDAYTQECLSKGADLDQMTEAVHVASAIRGGASLVHGVQMKNVNEKLTM
- a CDS encoding DUF2064 domain-containing protein; its protein translation is MELINKKRAVVLFTASPEMETGKKLIGLKKRNKKLFEIFQSNISKTVNDARKQISFDFVVSSDFTSNNSIRFGSYNILQSGKNFAERFENTLHQMFSDKYEEVIIIGDDCVAFDSKLIIDAFNKLSSNDYVVGPASDGGFYLLGLKYFQHETFKNIQWQTSSVTNELITNISNGGSTFQLLPVLSDIDSEHDLYEWLNSSSSKISLAYSQIIKLLTEPILFLKEIIFSISSKSFSLHFSNLPPPAFCR